In Anaerolineales bacterium, one DNA window encodes the following:
- a CDS encoding peptidoglycan bridge formation glycyltransferase FemA/FemB family protein, whose protein sequence is MTEVTLTEWNQFLTKYPTAHLLQTGEWGELKNGFGWTPVRVISGDMGVQVLFRKLPPGFTIGYIPKVSSDQLSGISEQFWQKVDSICKKNRAVFLKVEPDLWEGQSPDTWHMTLRTSPHNIQPPRTIIVSIKEDEEQILAHMKPKCRYNIRLAEKKGVTVRVWDDITAFHDMMTVTGGRDGFGVHSKEYYQRAYELFHPKGTCELLLAEYEGKPLASLMVFANGKRAWYVYGASNNEERNRMPTYLIQWEAIRWAKARGCEEYDLWGVPDQNEETLEAQFESRNDGLWGVYRFKRGFGGEVKRAVQALDRVYNPLLYWVYTKYVMRNS, encoded by the coding sequence ATGACGGAAGTCACTCTGACTGAGTGGAATCAATTCCTGACGAAATATCCTACTGCGCATCTCCTGCAGACGGGCGAGTGGGGCGAATTAAAAAATGGTTTCGGATGGACACCCGTCCGCGTTATTTCAGGTGATATGGGGGTTCAGGTTTTATTTCGCAAATTGCCGCCGGGTTTTACGATAGGTTATATTCCAAAAGTAAGCAGTGACCAGTTATCAGGGATCAGTGAACAGTTCTGGCAGAAAGTTGATTCGATCTGTAAAAAGAACCGTGCTGTCTTTCTCAAAGTCGAACCTGATCTCTGGGAAGGCCAATCACCTGACACCTGGCACATGACACTCCGCACCTCCCCCCATAATATCCAACCTCCCCGCACTATAATCGTTTCTATTAAGGAAGATGAAGAACAAATTCTTGCGCATATGAAACCCAAGTGCCGTTACAACATCCGCCTGGCCGAGAAAAAAGGTGTGACCGTCCGCGTATGGGACGACATCACCGCCTTCCACGACATGATGACCGTCACAGGCGGACGGGATGGATTCGGCGTGCATTCCAAAGAGTATTACCAGCGCGCGTATGAATTGTTCCATCCAAAAGGGACATGCGAACTTCTCCTCGCGGAATACGAAGGCAAACCGCTTGCGTCCCTGATGGTCTTTGCGAACGGCAAACGTGCCTGGTACGTCTATGGCGCGTCGAATAATGAAGAGCGCAACCGCATGCCGACCTATCTCATCCAATGGGAAGCCATTCGCTGGGCAAAGGCGCGCGGATGTGAAGAATACGATCTGTGGGGCGTCCCCGACCAGAACGAAGAGACCCTCGAAGCCCAATTCGAGTCACGGAACGACGGTTTATGGGGCGTCTATCGTTTCAAACGCGGATTCGGCGGCGAAGTGAAACGCGCCGTGCAGGCATTGGATAGAGTTTATAATCCATTGTTGTATTGGGTTTATACAAAATACGTGATGCGCAATTCGTAA
- a CDS encoding nucleoside-diphosphate sugar epimerase/dehydratase yields MSSRPHVRNRFVLIGDLALIIVSVLGSFALRLDVNELPYYFPAALVMCAVALTVKIPVYYFFGLYRRLWIYASTNELRLIIVAVTTASVLTGGVMLVLISLGWIQPGMPRSALGIDWLISLILIGGSRFVLRILAEQSSAQVTDKTRRALIIGAGDAGALVVRELQKSSSLNLLPVGFLDDDPAKQDHNIYGVTVIGRIDQLEMALDTRQVDEVIIAIPAAPGRIIRLVNDVCRRKGITSRIIPGIYELIGGKVSVNRLREVDITDLLRREPVRIDDRLIGATLGGKRILITGAGGSIGSELCRQVARWNPSELILLGHGENSIFDILLELNGDFPALSIQPVIADVRHKNRIEEVFKQHQPQVVFHAAAHKHVPLMEVNVEEAFTNNALGTKIIVEAAGRHGVERLVLISTDKAVRPVSVMGATKRLAELVVLDAAQQHDLPYSVVRFGNVLGSRGSVVPIFKSQIARGGPVMVTHPDMHRYFMTIPEAVHLVLQAASMGAGGEVFMLNMGGQVRILDLAEDLIRLSGLEPHRDIEIQFSGIRPGEKLREDLFEDGVNFEPTKHSEIYRMSEEEQVDGDALVHVLAQLTDLARHSRPDDLIQAINHFLPSGSVRQ; encoded by the coding sequence ATGTCCTCCCGTCCCCACGTCCGCAACCGCTTCGTCTTAATCGGCGACCTTGCCCTCATCATCGTTTCGGTGCTGGGCAGTTTTGCGTTGCGGCTGGACGTGAACGAACTGCCGTATTACTTCCCCGCCGCCCTCGTCATGTGCGCGGTGGCATTGACGGTAAAAATCCCCGTCTATTATTTCTTCGGACTGTACCGCCGTTTGTGGATCTATGCCAGCACGAACGAACTGCGCCTCATCATCGTGGCAGTGACCACCGCCTCGGTGCTGACGGGCGGCGTGATGCTCGTGCTTATCAGCCTCGGTTGGATCCAGCCCGGCATGCCGCGCTCCGCCCTCGGCATTGACTGGCTTATCTCGCTCATCCTCATCGGCGGCTCGCGCTTTGTCTTACGGATTCTTGCGGAGCAATCGTCCGCGCAGGTCACCGACAAGACCCGCCGCGCGCTCATCATTGGCGCAGGGGACGCGGGCGCACTCGTCGTCCGCGAATTACAGAAATCATCTTCGCTCAACCTCCTCCCGGTCGGCTTTTTGGATGACGACCCCGCCAAGCAGGATCACAACATTTATGGTGTGACGGTCATTGGCAGGATCGACCAGCTTGAAATGGCCCTCGATACTAGACAAGTGGACGAAGTCATCATCGCCATCCCTGCCGCGCCGGGGCGCATCATCCGCCTTGTTAATGATGTTTGTCGGCGCAAAGGCATCACCTCGCGCATCATCCCCGGCATTTATGAATTGATCGGCGGAAAGGTCAGCGTCAACCGCCTGCGCGAAGTGGACATTACCGATCTCCTGCGGCGCGAGCCTGTCAGGATTGATGACCGTTTGATTGGCGCAACGCTGGGCGGTAAACGTATTCTCATTACGGGCGCGGGCGGCTCGATTGGCAGTGAACTTTGCCGCCAGGTCGCGCGCTGGAATCCAAGTGAATTGATCCTGCTTGGCCACGGCGAGAACAGCATCTTCGATATCCTGCTTGAACTGAACGGGGATTTCCCCGCGCTTTCGATCCAGCCCGTCATTGCGGATGTGCGCCACAAAAACCGCATCGAAGAAGTTTTCAAACAACACCAGCCGCAGGTGGTCTTCCATGCGGCGGCGCACAAACACGTCCCCTTGATGGAAGTCAATGTTGAAGAGGCATTCACGAACAATGCCCTCGGCACGAAGATCATTGTCGAGGCGGCTGGCAGGCACGGGGTCGAACGACTCGTGCTCATCTCCACCGATAAAGCTGTCCGCCCGGTCAGCGTCATGGGCGCGACCAAACGTCTCGCCGAGCTGGTCGTCCTCGATGCTGCACAGCAGCATGACCTCCCATATTCTGTTGTGCGCTTTGGCAACGTGCTTGGCAGCCGCGGCAGTGTCGTTCCCATTTTCAAGAGCCAGATCGCGCGCGGCGGACCCGTGATGGTCACGCATCCCGACATGCATCGTTATTTCATGACCATCCCCGAAGCCGTGCATCTTGTGTTGCAAGCCGCTTCGATGGGCGCGGGCGGCGAGGTGTTCATGCTCAACATGGGCGGGCAGGTTCGCATCCTCGACCTTGCCGAAGACCTCATCCGACTTTCGGGTCTCGAACCGCATCGTGACATCGAGATTCAATTTTCGGGCATACGCCCCGGCGAGAAGCTGCGCGAAGACCTGTTCGAAGACGGCGTGAATTTCGAACCGACCAAACATTCCGAGATCTATCGCATGTCTGAAGAGGAGCAGGTGGACGGCGACGCGCTGGTGCATGTGCTCGCCCAGCTGACCGACCTCGCGCGTCATTCCCGGCCCGACGACCTGATACAAGCCATCAATCATTTTCTCCCTTCGGGCTCGGTGCGGCAATGA
- a CDS encoding NAD-dependent epimerase/dehydratase family protein, translated as MNYLVTGGAGFIGSHITRALAAHGHKVRVFDNFSSGKRENLQGMDVEIVEGDLRDAGAVAKAVKGMDIIFHEAAFVSVPESMEKPQECLDVNVTGTSLLFESARRAGVKRVVIASSAAVYGDSEEYPLSEGTPLRQLSPYAVSKRVDELYAELFTGQFGLEVAALRYFNVYGPRQRPDSMYAAAVPIFIRRMLENQPINIFGDGGQSRDLVNVRDVVQANLLASEHPAAPGQIFNVCTGVETRLLDLIDILYELFPNAPKHIHAEPRAGDIYRSIGTPKKIMDMLGFKPQVSLADGLYEAVESMRNA; from the coding sequence TTGAACTATTTGGTTACCGGCGGAGCCGGGTTCATCGGCTCACATATCACACGTGCCCTTGCGGCGCATGGGCATAAGGTCCGCGTTTTCGATAATTTCTCTTCGGGCAAACGTGAAAATCTGCAAGGCATGGATGTGGAGATCGTCGAAGGCGACTTGCGCGACGCGGGCGCAGTTGCCAAAGCCGTCAAAGGCATGGATATCATCTTCCATGAAGCAGCGTTCGTCTCGGTTCCCGAGTCCATGGAAAAGCCGCAGGAATGTCTCGATGTCAACGTGACGGGAACCTCCCTGCTGTTCGAGTCCGCTCGCAGGGCGGGCGTGAAGCGTGTGGTGATCGCCTCGAGCGCCGCCGTCTATGGTGATTCGGAAGAGTATCCGCTTTCGGAAGGTACACCGCTTCGACAGTTGTCGCCTTATGCCGTCTCCAAGCGCGTGGACGAACTCTACGCGGAATTGTTCACAGGTCAGTTCGGCTTGGAAGTCGCCGCCTTGCGTTACTTCAACGTCTACGGTCCGCGTCAGCGACCCGACTCAATGTACGCCGCCGCCGTGCCGATCTTCATCCGCCGCATGTTGGAGAACCAACCCATCAACATCTTTGGCGATGGCGGTCAGAGCCGTGACCTGGTCAACGTGCGCGATGTGGTTCAAGCGAATTTGCTCGCCTCCGAGCATCCCGCTGCGCCCGGCCAGATCTTCAATGTCTGCACAGGCGTTGAAACCCGCCTTCTGGATTTGATTGACATCCTTTATGAACTTTTCCCGAACGCTCCCAAACATATCCATGCCGAGCCGCGTGCGGGCGATATTTACCGCTCGATTGGCACACCGAAAAAGATCATGGATATGCTTGGCTTCAAACCACAAGTCTCTTTGGCGGATGGTCTCTATGAAGCCGTGGAGTCAATGCGGAATGCGTAA
- a CDS encoding sugar transferase, with amino-acid sequence MTEIYRPSLRLRPSEQRAVLMAGDLIASVTAMGAAIYFWYQYSLYLQVESGIPLARAQRLVTIDVPFWFYLLPLVWLLLMVESYDPHSAASWRKTLRGIAVAPVVGLLAYSLLFTINLEPTSLPRIAVGAFLVIASLLTLGWRAIYIRIYTSSGLMRRVLIVGAGKAGHSLADIYRRLNPPPFILLGFIDDDLRKRGKSYYGFAVLGTSEHLLGIVEDYRVSDLVVAINGEIKGEAFQTILDAQESGVEVTRMPILYEEMTQRVPIDHLESDWVIRSFVDQVRVSGMYELFKRLMDIAGAMVGLIILFIVFPFVSLAIMLESGFPIFYSQRRLGRGGRLFRIYKFRSMRQDAEADGEARFAEQNDPRVTRVGNFLRRTRLDEMPQFISVLTGEMSLVGPRAERPSLVAEFQKQIPFYRARLLVKPGLTGWAQINYGYVANVKETSVKLEYDLYYIKHRTLTMDFNIILRTIGTVLRRTGR; translated from the coding sequence ATGACTGAAATTTACAGACCTTCGTTACGATTGAGACCAAGCGAGCAGCGCGCTGTTTTGATGGCGGGGGATTTGATCGCATCTGTCACGGCAATGGGCGCCGCGATCTATTTTTGGTATCAATATTCGCTGTACTTGCAAGTTGAAAGCGGGATACCCCTGGCCCGCGCACAACGGCTGGTCACCATCGACGTCCCCTTTTGGTTTTATCTTCTGCCTCTTGTCTGGCTTCTGTTGATGGTGGAATCGTACGACCCACATTCCGCTGCGAGCTGGCGCAAGACGCTGCGCGGGATCGCCGTCGCTCCCGTTGTAGGCTTGCTGGCGTATTCGCTGCTCTTCACCATCAATCTCGAACCGACATCTCTTCCACGCATTGCAGTTGGCGCCTTTCTTGTCATCGCCTCCCTCCTGACCCTGGGCTGGCGCGCCATCTATATTCGAATTTACACGTCCTCCGGGTTAATGCGCCGTGTGCTGATCGTGGGTGCGGGCAAGGCCGGGCATTCCCTGGCGGATATTTATCGCAGGCTCAATCCCCCCCCCTTCATCCTGCTTGGTTTTATAGACGATGACCTGCGAAAAAGGGGAAAATCGTATTATGGTTTTGCCGTGCTGGGGACCAGCGAGCATCTTTTGGGCATTGTGGAGGATTACCGGGTTTCGGACCTTGTGGTTGCCATTAATGGCGAGATCAAAGGCGAGGCATTCCAGACCATTCTGGATGCACAAGAATCCGGCGTGGAAGTGACGCGGATGCCGATCTTGTATGAAGAGATGACCCAGCGCGTTCCCATTGATCACCTCGAATCGGATTGGGTGATCCGCTCCTTTGTGGACCAGGTCCGTGTAAGCGGCATGTATGAATTGTTCAAGCGCCTGATGGATATCGCTGGCGCCATGGTGGGGTTGATCATCCTTTTCATTGTTTTCCCGTTTGTTTCGCTGGCCATTATGCTCGAGAGCGGTTTTCCCATTTTTTATTCACAAAGGAGGCTTGGCAGGGGAGGGCGTTTGTTCCGCATCTATAAATTTCGCTCCATGCGACAGGATGCCGAAGCCGATGGGGAAGCCAGGTTTGCGGAGCAAAACGATCCGCGGGTGACCCGCGTGGGAAACTTTTTACGGCGCACCCGTCTTGATGAAATGCCGCAATTTATCAGTGTGTTGACCGGGGAAATGAGCCTTGTCGGGCCGCGTGCCGAACGTCCCTCGCTCGTGGCGGAATTCCAAAAACAGATTCCATTTTATCGGGCGCGCCTGCTGGTGAAGCCCGGCTTGACCGGCTGGGCGCAGATCAATTATGGATATGTCGCAAATGTGAAGGAAACATCCGTAAAACTCGAATACGATCTGTATTACATCAAACACCGCACGTTAACGATGGATTTCAATATCATTTTGCGCACCATTGGCACGGTATTAAGAAGGACGGGGAGATAA
- a CDS encoding glycosyltransferase family 2 protein, translating to MPKTPFVSIIVPCYNEEATIHDLLDSILAQTYPRGQMEVIISDGMSTDRTRDVIANFQREHPDLSVRVVENSLRTIPSGLNQAIRESSGEIIVRLDAHSIPIPEYVERCVSAHQMGKGDNVGGVWEIRPHTATWIAESISFAAAHPLGVGDALYRLNAKEGAVDTVPFGSFRRTLIEKIGAFDETLLANEDYEFNTRVRESGGTVWLDPSIRCIYFSRETLGKLAFQYWRYGFWKIQMLKRYPHTVRWRQALPPVFVLSLIVLSVLSLWIVFARYFLAAQLLVYFITLGLAGFELAIKKRKGFLVFGMPPAISTMHVSWGAGFLWGGLSGMFKKYD from the coding sequence ATGCCCAAAACACCTTTCGTTTCCATCATCGTCCCTTGTTATAACGAGGAAGCCACCATCCATGATTTGCTGGATTCCATCCTGGCGCAGACGTATCCGCGCGGACAGATGGAGGTGATCATTTCGGACGGCATGTCCACGGATCGCACGCGGGATGTGATCGCCAACTTTCAACGGGAGCATCCAGATCTGTCCGTACGTGTGGTGGAGAATTCACTGCGAACGATTCCATCGGGACTGAATCAGGCCATTCGGGAGTCCAGCGGCGAGATCATTGTCCGTTTGGACGCGCATTCCATTCCCATCCCCGAATATGTGGAGCGTTGCGTCTCGGCGCACCAGATGGGCAAGGGAGATAACGTGGGCGGTGTGTGGGAAATCCGCCCGCACACGGCGACGTGGATCGCGGAGTCCATTTCGTTTGCGGCGGCACATCCGTTGGGGGTGGGGGATGCGTTGTACCGGCTCAATGCAAAGGAAGGGGCGGTGGATACTGTGCCTTTCGGATCGTTCCGTCGCACATTGATTGAAAAGATCGGAGCCTTTGACGAAACCCTGCTTGCGAATGAAGACTATGAGTTCAATACGCGTGTCCGCGAATCGGGCGGTACGGTCTGGCTGGATCCATCCATCCGCTGCATTTATTTTTCGAGGGAAACACTGGGGAAGCTTGCGTTTCAATACTGGCGTTACGGTTTTTGGAAAATTCAAATGCTCAAGCGGTATCCTCATACAGTACGCTGGCGGCAGGCTTTGCCGCCCGTGTTTGTGTTAAGCCTGATTGTTCTGAGTGTGTTATCCTTATGGATTGTATTCGCGCGGTACTTTCTTGCGGCGCAATTACTCGTTTATTTTATTACGCTGGGGCTGGCTGGTTTCGAGCTGGCGATTAAGAAGCGGAAAGGTTTTCTTGTTTTTGGGATGCCGCCCGCGATCTCAACCATGCATGTTTCATGGGGCGCGGGGTTTTTGTGGGGCGGCTTGTCCGGTATGTTCAAGAAATATGACTGA
- a CDS encoding HAMP domain-containing sensor histidine kinase, translating into MFSSLRARLWLSYALIIVTALGVVAMILFVSLLRNPISYRQTLERLKAVQVMVVERENAPQSQSISASVERASRTFNVRILLFSQEQQLILDTFADREVALLFPERKIFNRTTPLVRDKNGTAWLYSLENLPDGTFLMVALPRPRFSILNVFNDEFLPLILQGGMISLLVSLFVAFFVARWIADPLQRVMAAVRSLPSAEIRPVETRGPHEVQELTHAFNSMIVRMQASRKSQREFVANVSHELKTPLTSIQGFAQAILDGTADTTELRQQAAQVIYTESGRMHRMVLDLLDLARLDAGTADITMGPVHMPALLNAVAEKFSPQLQRAGVNMEVYAPQNVPPLIADGDRMAQVFTNLVDNALQFTPRGGLISLRAAVTGADMLVSVTDTGGGIPEEAQAHIFGRFYQADSARRGGKKHGAGLGLAIAAEIVKAHGGKITVRSRLGDGTTFEVVLPLVPQAAKTNRRLGGETLPKVQACPKHLSFPSSSLVITRKPPSMICWIPSWRRRIRADRWR; encoded by the coding sequence ATGTTTTCCTCCCTGCGCGCCCGCCTTTGGCTGAGTTATGCCCTGATCATCGTCACTGCCCTTGGGGTAGTGGCGATGATATTGTTTGTTTCCCTGCTGCGTAATCCCATTTCATACCGCCAGACGCTCGAGCGGTTGAAGGCTGTACAGGTCATGGTGGTCGAGCGCGAAAACGCACCGCAATCCCAATCCATTTCCGCCTCTGTGGAGCGGGCTTCGCGAACTTTCAACGTGCGAATTCTATTGTTTTCACAGGAACAACAACTTATTCTGGACACCTTCGCGGATCGTGAGGTTGCCCTCCTTTTTCCTGAGCGAAAAATATTCAATCGTACAACACCTCTCGTGCGCGATAAAAATGGCACAGCTTGGCTGTATTCGCTTGAGAATCTCCCGGACGGAACCTTCTTGATGGTGGCGTTGCCGCGTCCGCGTTTTTCGATCTTGAATGTATTTAATGATGAATTCCTGCCGCTTATTTTGCAGGGTGGAATGATCTCGCTTCTCGTATCACTTTTCGTCGCGTTCTTTGTTGCGCGGTGGATCGCAGACCCATTACAGAGGGTGATGGCCGCGGTTCGCTCTCTTCCGTCAGCGGAGATCAGGCCTGTGGAAACCCGCGGCCCGCATGAGGTCCAGGAGTTGACGCACGCATTCAATAGCATGATTGTGCGTATGCAGGCGAGTCGGAAATCACAGCGCGAGTTCGTGGCGAATGTCTCGCATGAATTGAAAACGCCCCTGACTTCCATCCAGGGATTCGCGCAGGCGATCCTGGATGGCACCGCGGATACAACTGAGTTGCGTCAGCAGGCCGCGCAGGTGATTTATACAGAGTCAGGGCGGATGCATCGCATGGTGCTGGATCTGCTGGACCTTGCGCGGCTGGACGCAGGCACGGCGGATATTACGATGGGTCCCGTACACATGCCGGCTTTGTTGAATGCGGTTGCGGAAAAATTCTCGCCCCAATTACAAAGGGCGGGAGTGAACATGGAAGTATACGCTCCACAGAATGTACCGCCGCTCATTGCGGATGGCGACCGCATGGCGCAAGTTTTCACCAATCTGGTGGATAATGCGCTCCAGTTCACTCCGCGCGGCGGGTTGATCTCGCTAAGAGCCGCAGTTACAGGGGCTGACATGCTCGTCTCGGTAACGGACACTGGCGGGGGAATTCCAGAGGAGGCGCAGGCGCATATTTTTGGGCGGTTTTATCAGGCAGACTCTGCCCGGCGGGGCGGCAAGAAGCATGGGGCCGGGCTCGGACTGGCGATTGCGGCCGAAATTGTTAAAGCGCATGGTGGTAAAATTACTGTCCGCAGCCGCTTGGGGGATGGAACGACCTTTGAGGTGGTATTGCCTCTTGTTCCCCAGGCTGCGAAGACAAACCGCCGTTTGGGCGGCGAAACCTTGCCTAAAGTACAAGCATGCCCAAAACACCTTTCGTTTCCATCATCGTCCCTTGTTATAACGAGGAAGCCACCATCCATGATTTGCTGGATTCCATCCTGGCGCAGACGTATCCGCGCGGACAGATGGAGGTGA
- a CDS encoding response regulator transcription factor produces MSSELILLVDDEPSIRQLSRMYLERESFRVLEVADGESALNACARQKPALIVLDVMLPKLDGFEVCRKLRTGGDAVPIIMLTARDDDIDKIVGLELGADDYLTKPFNPRELVARVKAILRRSESKKDSDGKPIHRGDLTIDPASREVRLASRTLNLRAQEFDLLLTMATQPGRVFTREQLLQQAWGFDYHGQTRTVDVHIAHLRRKLEGGSVRIETVTGVGYKLVL; encoded by the coding sequence ATGTCCTCCGAATTGATCCTGCTTGTGGATGACGAGCCGTCCATTCGACAGCTTTCGCGCATGTACTTGGAGCGCGAAAGTTTCCGCGTGCTGGAGGTCGCCGACGGCGAATCCGCGCTCAATGCTTGCGCGAGGCAAAAACCTGCGCTGATTGTGCTGGATGTCATGCTTCCAAAGTTGGATGGTTTTGAAGTCTGCCGCAAGTTGCGGACGGGCGGCGATGCTGTTCCAATCATCATGTTGACGGCGCGCGATGATGACATCGACAAAATTGTGGGTCTTGAGCTCGGCGCCGATGATTATCTGACCAAGCCGTTCAATCCGCGCGAGTTGGTGGCGCGGGTCAAAGCCATTTTGCGACGAAGCGAATCGAAAAAAGATTCGGATGGCAAGCCCATCCATCGCGGTGATTTGACCATCGATCCCGCCTCGCGGGAGGTCCGCCTCGCTTCTCGGACCTTGAACCTGCGCGCCCAGGAATTCGACCTTTTGCTTACCATGGCAACGCAGCCTGGACGCGTCTTCACCCGCGAGCAATTGCTCCAACAAGCCTGGGGTTTCGATTACCATGGTCAAACCCGCACTGTGGATGTACATATTGCCCACCTGCGCAGGAAACTGGAAGGCGGCAGTGTGCGGATCGAAACAGTGACGGGTGTGGGTTACAAACTGGTGTTGTGA
- a CDS encoding RidA family protein, with product MNKIIVQTDKAPRAIGPYSQAIRIDSLVYTAGQIGLDPATMELVSGGVQEQTRQVLANLSQVLAAAGSSLGNVVKTTVFLKNMNDFASMNAVYAEYFGDTPPARSTVAVTGLPKNALVEIEVVALLS from the coding sequence ATGAACAAGATCATTGTCCAAACTGATAAGGCTCCCAGGGCGATAGGTCCCTACTCGCAAGCCATTCGCATTGATTCGCTGGTGTACACAGCCGGGCAGATCGGTCTCGATCCTGCGACCATGGAGTTGGTGTCCGGCGGGGTGCAGGAACAGACCCGTCAGGTGCTTGCCAACCTTTCCCAGGTACTTGCCGCGGCGGGCTCCAGCCTGGGTAACGTCGTAAAAACCACTGTTTTTCTCAAGAACATGAACGATTTCGCCAGCATGAATGCGGTCTATGCGGAATATTTTGGCGACACCCCGCCTGCCCGCAGCACGGTCGCTGTGACAGGATTGCCCAAGAATGCGCTGGTTGAGATCGAAGTTGTAGCCCTGCTTTCGTAA
- a CDS encoding CapA family protein codes for MTTMMRKTFIALIFVSVLAACLPELDVTVEPAASPSPRPVPTQTPAPDALWISPAVPDDLRAVAQTWDIPLADEVESATQILDVAQSAPGSMWIYALVAPFPTITDDVSFEDLISVWRGASNGPLSGRKLLVATSTLEALTALWGEPAPGALRSVPSDKLLEIAWSDMSNWAIIPFEEIQPKWKVLSVDGQSPVRKDFIAEAYPLKVVFGLTGVSFDLPASNRDESKLATVVLTGVTALVRATAFTMENKGVTRPGELIYDWLVNADVTHISNEVPFDPTCPFPEAGHKNFILCSDPKYIELLTFVGTDVMELSGDHFADRGTQAMLDTLEMYRQNDILYYGGGANREEARKPVLLEVNGNKIAFMGCNGKRSYDFVKATDIKPGAADCEFDFFTKQIQDITAQGYLVLFTFQHEECYHSGPCYAHERDFRRVADAGAVVVSGSQAHFPHLMEFFGDSFIHYGLGNLFFDQMTYELQDGKVTDGTRREFIDRHVFYDGRYLGVELLTAMLEDYSRPRPMNERERTAFLAEYFFHSGWVPLPLAPIPMPTVTLTPIVLPSP; via the coding sequence ATGACCACTATGATGAGGAAAACTTTCATTGCGCTAATTTTTGTTTCCGTTCTTGCGGCTTGCCTCCCGGAGCTGGATGTGACGGTTGAGCCGGCAGCTTCGCCGTCGCCGCGTCCAGTGCCCACGCAAACACCTGCTCCCGATGCATTGTGGATCAGTCCTGCCGTGCCCGATGACCTGCGTGCCGTTGCACAGACCTGGGATATTCCGCTTGCAGATGAGGTGGAATCGGCAACACAGATATTGGATGTGGCTCAGTCTGCTCCGGGTTCCATGTGGATCTATGCCCTTGTTGCGCCATTTCCCACCATTACAGATGACGTGTCATTCGAGGATTTAATCTCTGTCTGGAGGGGCGCTTCAAATGGACCTCTGTCCGGGCGTAAGTTGCTCGTGGCTACATCCACACTGGAAGCGCTCACAGCCCTTTGGGGCGAACCCGCTCCGGGCGCGCTGAGAAGCGTCCCGTCTGACAAGCTGTTGGAAATCGCATGGAGCGATATGTCAAACTGGGCGATCATCCCGTTCGAGGAGATCCAGCCGAAGTGGAAGGTCTTGAGCGTGGATGGGCAGTCGCCCGTTCGGAAGGATTTCATTGCGGAAGCCTATCCACTGAAAGTGGTATTTGGTTTAACGGGTGTGTCGTTTGATCTGCCTGCTTCGAACCGTGATGAATCCAAACTGGCTACGGTCGTATTGACCGGCGTAACGGCATTGGTGCGCGCCACGGCGTTTACGATGGAAAACAAGGGCGTGACCCGCCCCGGCGAGTTGATCTACGACTGGCTGGTGAATGCGGATGTGACGCACATCAGCAACGAAGTGCCGTTCGACCCGACCTGCCCGTTCCCGGAAGCGGGGCATAAGAATTTCATCCTGTGCAGCGACCCGAAATATATCGAGTTGCTGACCTTCGTCGGCACGGACGTCATGGAACTGTCAGGTGACCACTTTGCTGACCGCGGCACGCAAGCCATGCTCGATACGCTGGAAATGTACCGGCAGAACGACATCCTGTACTATGGCGGCGGTGCAAATAGGGAAGAGGCGCGCAAACCTGTGTTGCTGGAAGTGAATGGAAATAAAATTGCCTTTATGGGATGCAACGGGAAGCGCTCGTATGATTTTGTAAAGGCAACGGATATCAAACCCGGTGCGGCGGATTGCGAGTTCGATTTTTTTACGAAGCAGATTCAGGATATCACGGCACAAGGATATTTGGTGCTTTTCACCTTCCAGCATGAGGAGTGCTATCACTCGGGCCCATGTTATGCCCATGAGCGCGATTTTCGCAGGGTGGCGGATGCCGGCGCGGTGGTGGTGAGCGGCAGTCAGGCGCACTTCCCACACCTGATGGAATTTTTTGGGGATTCCTTCATCCATTACGGCTTGGGGAACCTGTTCTTCGACCAGATGACCTATGAGTTGCAAGATGGAAAAGTGACCGATGGAACCCGCCGCGAGTTCATAGACCGCCACGTTTTCTATGATGGGCGCTACCTCGGTGTGGAGTTGTTGACAGCCATGCTGGAGGATTACTCGCGTCCGCGCCCGATGAATGAGCGCGAGCGGACCGCCTTCCTCGCGGAATATTTCTTCCACAGCGGCTGGGTTCCTCTCCCGCTGGCACCAATTCCCATGCCGACGGTGACGCTGACACCGATCGTTCTGCCCAGCCCGTGA